The following proteins are encoded in a genomic region of Danio rerio strain Tuebingen ecotype United States chromosome 16, GRCz12tu, whole genome shotgun sequence:
- the LOC101885065 gene encoding myelin-associated glycoprotein isoform X2, translating into MSANLLPGVWILTSLLFSGIHAADWIVDVPSDPVYAPLGSSVVLQCRYDYPEDPEQGKPHRVKSEMWCLNQSHCITQRYVYHSAGIFPEPSYQGRVKYFGQTGSKNCSLMISDLRSADSGVYVFRFITDHQNAKLPGQRGVNLQVTQLMTGARGQDHFEQGIDAVLQWFSNCGTCTTSGTPASF; encoded by the exons ATGTCTGCGAATCTCCTACCAGGTGTTTGGATCCTGACATCTCTGCTTTTCTCAG GCATTCATGCTGCTGACTGGATAGTGGATGTTCCTAGTGATCCAGTTTACGCTCCTCTCGGCTCTTCTGTAGTCCTGCAGTGCAGGTATGACTATCCTGAAGACCCAGAGCAGGGAAAACCACACAGAGTGAAGTCAGAGATGTGGTGTTTGAATCAAAGCCATTGCATTACGCAGAGATACGTGTACCACAGTGCAGGAATATTCCCTGAGCCCTCGTACCAGGGTCGTGTCAAGTACTTTGGGCAGACGGGCAGCAAAAACTGCTCTCTGATGATCTCTGATCTGAGGTCAGCGGACAGCGGCGTGTACGTGTTTCGCTTCATCACTGACCACCAGAATGCCAAACTGCCAGGACAGAGAGGAGTGAATCTGCAGGTTACACAGCTGATGACAG GAGCCAGAGGTCAAGATCACTTTGAACAAGGAATTGATGCTGtattacagtggttctcaaactgtggtacgtgtaccactagtggtacgccggcttccttctag
- the LOC101885065 gene encoding myelin-associated glycoprotein isoform X1: MSANLLPGVWILTSLLFSGIHAADWIVDVPSDPVYAPLGSSVVLQCRYDYPEDPEQGKPHRVKSEMWCLNQSHCITQRYVYHSAGIFPEPSYQGRVKYFGQTGSKNCSLMISDLRSADSGVYVFRFITDHQNAKLPGQRGVNLQVTQLMTAKSASSSTIGIVFGVIVIVIIIACILLFIRNKSRSQRSRSL, translated from the exons ATGTCTGCGAATCTCCTACCAGGTGTTTGGATCCTGACATCTCTGCTTTTCTCAG GCATTCATGCTGCTGACTGGATAGTGGATGTTCCTAGTGATCCAGTTTACGCTCCTCTCGGCTCTTCTGTAGTCCTGCAGTGCAGGTATGACTATCCTGAAGACCCAGAGCAGGGAAAACCACACAGAGTGAAGTCAGAGATGTGGTGTTTGAATCAAAGCCATTGCATTACGCAGAGATACGTGTACCACAGTGCAGGAATATTCCCTGAGCCCTCGTACCAGGGTCGTGTCAAGTACTTTGGGCAGACGGGCAGCAAAAACTGCTCTCTGATGATCTCTGATCTGAGGTCAGCGGACAGCGGCGTGTACGTGTTTCGCTTCATCACTGACCACCAGAATGCCAAACTGCCAGGACAGAGAGGAGTGAATCTGCAGGTTACACAGCTGATGACAG CAAAAAGTGCATCTTCATCCACTATTGGCATTGTGTTTGGAGTTATTGTCATTGTCATAATAATAGCATGCATTTTACTATTCATCAGAAATAAATCACG GAGCCAGAGGTCAAGATCACTTTGA